From Streptomyces sp. HUAS MG91, the proteins below share one genomic window:
- a CDS encoding aldehyde dehydrogenase codes for MPTHSHWRQRAAELAPRTRLFIDGRWTEPAEGGTLATVDPATGKTTADVAVATAADVDLAVSAARTSFDDGRWSRAAPAERKRVLLELARLIDVHGEELALCDTLDMGKPIAESHGTDVPGAAGVFAWYAEAVDKLYDEVAPAPPGNLALVRRAPLGVVGAVVPWNFPLDIASWKLAPALAAGNSVVLKPAEQSPLSALRLAELAAEAGLPDGVLNVVPGPGGTTGRALGLHPGVDTLVFTGSTAVAKRFLAYSAESNMKQVWPEAGGKSPNVVFADADLDAAAERAAWGFAYNAGQVCSANTRLLVEASVAEEFTARVAAHARTWVPGDPLDPATRLGPLVDEAQAERVLAAVRASGGTLVCGGTRPDREGAFVDPTVVTGLGADSPLVREELFGPVLTVLPFRDEAEAVRLANDSAYGLAASVWTRDVGRAHRVADALHAGTVSVNTVDALSPFTPFGGFKQSGHGRDLSLHSFDKYTGLKTTWITYG; via the coding sequence ATGCCGACGCATTCGCACTGGCGGCAGCGTGCCGCCGAACTCGCCCCGCGCACCCGCCTCTTCATCGACGGACGATGGACCGAACCGGCCGAGGGCGGCACGCTCGCCACCGTCGACCCCGCCACCGGGAAGACCACCGCGGACGTGGCTGTCGCCACCGCCGCCGATGTCGACCTCGCGGTGTCCGCCGCCCGCACCTCCTTCGACGACGGCCGCTGGTCGCGCGCCGCACCGGCCGAACGCAAGCGCGTCCTGCTGGAGCTGGCCCGGCTGATCGACGTACACGGCGAGGAGCTCGCCCTCTGCGACACCCTCGACATGGGCAAGCCCATCGCCGAGTCCCACGGCACCGACGTGCCCGGCGCCGCCGGTGTCTTCGCCTGGTACGCCGAGGCCGTCGACAAGCTCTACGACGAGGTGGCGCCCGCCCCGCCGGGGAACCTCGCCCTCGTGCGGCGCGCGCCGCTCGGCGTCGTCGGCGCGGTGGTGCCGTGGAACTTCCCGCTCGACATCGCGAGCTGGAAGCTCGCGCCCGCCCTCGCCGCCGGCAACAGCGTCGTCCTCAAGCCGGCCGAGCAGTCACCGCTCTCGGCCCTGCGCCTGGCCGAACTGGCCGCCGAGGCGGGGCTGCCCGACGGCGTCCTGAACGTGGTGCCGGGGCCCGGCGGGACGACCGGTCGCGCGCTGGGGCTGCACCCCGGCGTCGACACCCTCGTGTTCACCGGCTCCACCGCCGTGGCCAAACGCTTCCTCGCCTACTCGGCCGAGTCGAACATGAAGCAGGTGTGGCCCGAGGCGGGCGGCAAGAGCCCGAACGTGGTCTTCGCCGACGCCGACCTCGACGCCGCCGCGGAGCGCGCCGCCTGGGGCTTCGCCTACAACGCCGGACAGGTGTGCTCCGCCAACACCCGCCTGCTCGTCGAGGCCTCCGTCGCCGAGGAGTTCACCGCCCGCGTCGCCGCGCACGCCCGCACCTGGGTGCCCGGCGACCCGCTCGACCCCGCCACCCGGCTCGGCCCGCTGGTCGACGAGGCGCAGGCCGAGCGGGTGCTCGCCGCGGTGCGCGCCTCGGGCGGCACGCTCGTCTGCGGCGGCACCCGCCCCGACCGCGAGGGCGCCTTCGTCGACCCGACCGTCGTCACCGGCCTGGGCGCCGACTCCCCGCTCGTGCGCGAGGAGTTGTTCGGGCCGGTCCTCACCGTCCTGCCCTTCCGCGACGAGGCGGAGGCCGTGCGTCTGGCCAACGACTCCGCGTACGGGCTCGCCGCGTCCGTGTGGACGCGGGACGTCGGCCGCGCCCACCGCGTCGCCGACGCCCTCCACGCCGGCACCGTCTCGGTCAACACCGTCGACGCGCTCAGCCCGTTCACGCCCTTCGGCGGCTTCAAGCAGTCCGGCCACGGACGCGACCTCTCCCTGCACTCCTTCGACAAGTACACGGGCCTGAAGACCACCTGGATCACCTACGGCTGA
- a CDS encoding TetR family transcriptional regulator, translating into MGKLGRPKNQTARREALVDAAGRAIAERGLEGLRIKDIAAEAGMSAGSVLYYYPELDELVIEVHRGAVERFLAARHAVTDEVADPVERLRALIASGLPSAPDDATHGLLYELHGRADRSAGHAALMASLFSSEVGLYTTVLEVGAATGVFTLTGPVGDLARNLVALEDGYGLHIVSRNAGLTRAEAQRLIRVQARAVTGCVGL; encoded by the coding sequence ATGGGGAAACTGGGCAGACCGAAGAACCAGACGGCGCGGCGCGAGGCGCTCGTGGACGCGGCGGGCCGGGCCATCGCGGAGCGGGGCCTGGAGGGCCTGCGCATCAAGGACATCGCGGCGGAGGCCGGCATGTCCGCGGGGTCGGTCCTCTACTACTACCCGGAGCTGGACGAGCTGGTGATCGAGGTGCACCGGGGCGCGGTCGAGAGGTTCCTGGCGGCACGGCACGCGGTCACCGACGAGGTGGCCGACCCGGTGGAGCGGCTGCGGGCGCTGATCGCCTCCGGGCTGCCGTCGGCCCCGGACGACGCCACGCACGGGCTGCTCTACGAACTGCACGGCAGGGCCGACCGCAGCGCCGGGCACGCGGCCCTGATGGCGTCCCTGTTCTCCAGCGAGGTGGGCCTCTACACGACCGTGCTCGAAGTGGGCGCCGCGACGGGGGTGTTCACCCTGACCGGGCCCGTCGGCGACCTGGCCAGGAATCTGGTGGCGCTGGAGGACGGCTACGGCCTGCACATCGTGAGCCGCAACGCCGGGCTGACCCGGGCGGAGGCCCAGCGCCTGATCCGGGTCCAGGCGCGGGCGGTGACGGGCTGCGTCGGGCTGTGA
- a CDS encoding LysR family transcriptional regulator, translating to MTTPPGFTLVQLRYFLVAAERGSMTEASAELHIAQSAVSAAVTGLERDLQVQLFIRRRGRGLTLTPAGERLRQQARDLLGRAREMEREARGDGPALSGPVSVGCFVTLAPYYLPRLFSECTRRHPGIEIDVVEDEADQLVAALTAGRIDFALTYDLGLSAEPELLSETIARAPAYVIVAAAHPLADRGSVSLAELAAEPLVLLDLPHSRDYFRALVTATGTAPDVRYRTRSYETVRSMVASGLGYSVLNQRPATRSTYGGGEIAELELRDAGRPLEVRIASVAGTAQSARARAVRDVLREIAAGA from the coding sequence ATGACGACACCCCCCGGATTCACCCTCGTCCAGCTGCGCTACTTCCTCGTCGCGGCCGAACGCGGCTCGATGACGGAGGCGTCGGCGGAGCTCCACATCGCCCAGTCCGCGGTGTCCGCCGCCGTCACCGGCCTGGAGCGCGACCTCCAGGTGCAGCTGTTCATCCGCAGGCGGGGCCGGGGCCTGACCCTGACCCCGGCGGGTGAGCGCCTGCGCCAGCAGGCCCGGGACCTGCTGGGCCGCGCCCGCGAGATGGAACGGGAGGCGCGCGGCGACGGGCCCGCCCTGTCCGGGCCGGTCAGCGTCGGCTGCTTCGTCACCCTGGCCCCGTACTACCTGCCGCGCCTGTTCAGCGAGTGCACGCGCCGCCACCCCGGCATCGAGATCGACGTGGTCGAGGACGAGGCGGACCAGCTCGTCGCGGCCCTGACGGCCGGGCGCATCGACTTCGCGCTCACCTACGATCTGGGCCTGTCCGCCGAGCCGGAACTGCTCAGCGAGACGATCGCCCGCGCACCCGCCTACGTCATCGTCGCCGCCGCGCACCCGCTCGCGGACCGGGGCAGCGTGAGCCTCGCCGAACTCGCCGCAGAACCGCTCGTCCTGCTCGACCTCCCGCACAGCCGCGACTACTTCCGCGCCCTCGTCACCGCCACCGGCACCGCGCCCGACGTCCGCTACCGCACCCGCAGTTACGAGACCGTCCGCTCCATGGTCGCCAGCGGCCTCGGCTACTCCGTGCTCAACCAGCGCCCCGCGACCCGGTCGACGTACGGCGGCGGCGAGATCGCGGAACTCGAACTCCGCGACGCCGGACGCCCGCTGGAGGTCAGGATCGCCTCGGTGGCCGGGACGGCGCAGTCGGCCCGTGCCCGCGCGGTGCGGGACGTCCTGCGGGAGATCGCCGCGGGAGCCTGA
- a CDS encoding ATP/GTP-binding protein, which yields MYLDPDVSHAVKILIVGHFGVGKTTCIGALSEIEPLRTEEEITEASVGFDDLSGTPNKTTTTVAMDFGRLSLSDSLVLYLFGTPGQERFKEMWEELSRGALGALVLVDPERLEESFPVLDLVERFGLTYAIGVNRFDGTADYPLEEVHEALNLSPDTPVVGCDVRDEESAGQALITLVEHLMTLLA from the coding sequence TTGTACTTGGATCCAGACGTCTCGCACGCAGTGAAGATCCTCATCGTGGGGCACTTCGGGGTCGGGAAGACCACCTGCATCGGCGCCCTCTCCGAGATCGAGCCGCTGCGGACCGAGGAGGAGATCACCGAGGCCAGTGTCGGCTTCGACGACCTCTCGGGCACGCCGAACAAGACGACCACGACCGTGGCCATGGACTTCGGCCGGCTCAGCCTCAGTGACAGTCTCGTCCTCTATCTGTTCGGCACCCCCGGGCAGGAGCGCTTCAAGGAGATGTGGGAGGAGCTGTCGCGCGGCGCGCTGGGCGCGCTCGTCCTCGTCGACCCCGAGCGCCTCGAGGAGTCGTTCCCGGTCCTCGACCTGGTGGAACGGTTCGGCCTGACGTACGCGATCGGCGTCAACCGGTTCGACGGCACCGCCGACTACCCCCTCGAAGAAGTGCACGAGGCGCTGAATCTGTCTCCGGACACCCCGGTCGTCGGCTGCGACGTGCGCGACGAGGAGTCCGCCGGGCAGGCACTCATCACCCTGGTGGAGCACCTGATGACCCTGCTCGCCTAG
- a CDS encoding enoyl-CoA hydratase/isomerase family protein has product MPSPKAIRVEQDGPVLHVRLAPEGQDPTLGVAVVDELIGVLDDLHERPDIRVLVLSSLGEDFCLGADRTEFQAAMEQDPSGAALRRIVDRAHRLCQALETTHAITIARLHGKVVGAGLALASYCDLRAGADTCRFRMPEVGLGLPPAWGGAMGRLISEGGAARIRELMLTCDTFDAATAHRISLLHKVAPADELDRTVAAWTRPLARRSPEALIMTKRMLAGYSRADRTADITLLDAHLLTAQVVRAH; this is encoded by the coding sequence ATGCCCTCCCCCAAAGCGATACGCGTCGAGCAGGACGGCCCGGTGCTCCATGTCCGCCTCGCCCCCGAGGGGCAGGACCCCACGCTGGGCGTCGCCGTCGTCGACGAACTCATCGGAGTGCTGGACGATCTCCACGAGAGACCCGACATCCGCGTCCTGGTGCTCTCCTCGCTGGGCGAGGACTTCTGCCTGGGCGCGGACCGCACCGAGTTCCAGGCCGCCATGGAGCAGGACCCGAGCGGCGCCGCCCTGCGCCGCATCGTGGACAGGGCCCACCGGCTGTGCCAGGCGCTGGAGACCACGCACGCGATCACCATCGCCCGGCTCCACGGCAAGGTCGTCGGAGCCGGTCTCGCGCTGGCCTCGTACTGCGACCTGCGCGCGGGCGCGGACACCTGCCGGTTCCGCATGCCGGAGGTGGGCCTCGGTCTGCCTCCCGCGTGGGGCGGGGCCATGGGCCGCCTGATCTCCGAGGGCGGCGCCGCGAGGATCCGCGAACTCATGCTCACCTGCGACACGTTCGACGCCGCCACCGCGCACCGGATCTCGCTCCTGCACAAGGTGGCCCCGGCCGACGAACTGGACCGCACGGTCGCCGCATGGACCCGGCCGCTCGCCAGACGCTCACCGGAAGCCCTGATCATGACGAAACGCATGCTGGCCGGCTACTCCCGGGCCGACCGCACCGCCGACATCACCCTGCTCGACGCACACCTGCTCACCGCCCAGGTGGTACGCGCCCACTGA
- a CDS encoding PPOX class F420-dependent oxidoreductase — translation MADSEAHDDVLLQLAADIKEGILVTLKRDGRPQLSNVWHVYDPAARTIRVSVTEDRAKTKNLRRDPRAGYHVTSQDRWAWTVVEGTAELTPVATDPYDETVEALIALYRDRNGEHEDWDDYRRAMVRDRRVLVTLHVERAYGQPAR, via the coding sequence ATGGCTGATTCCGAGGCGCACGACGACGTACTGCTCCAACTCGCCGCCGACATCAAGGAAGGCATCCTGGTCACTCTCAAACGCGACGGCCGCCCGCAGTTGTCCAACGTGTGGCACGTCTACGACCCCGCCGCCCGCACCATCCGCGTCTCCGTCACCGAGGACCGGGCCAAGACGAAGAACCTGCGTCGCGATCCCCGGGCCGGCTATCACGTCACCAGCCAGGACCGGTGGGCCTGGACCGTCGTCGAGGGCACCGCCGAGCTGACGCCCGTCGCCACGGACCCGTACGACGAGACGGTCGAGGCCCTGATCGCCCTCTACCGCGACCGCAACGGCGAGCACGAGGACTGGGACGACTACCGCCGCGCGATGGTCCGCGACAGGCGGGTCCTCGTCACCCTGCACGTGGAGCGCGCGTACGGTCAGCCCGCGCGCTGA
- a CDS encoding cytochrome P450, translating into MQQPTESSHIPPGCPAHENVRLYGSAFGADPDGHYAHLRAAGPSAPVDIAPDVEVELVTSYDAALYILQNPASFVRDSRRWNALNEGRVPADSPALPMMGYRPNALFSDGAAHARLRQVVTESLATVDERQIVRLTQQSADYLIGRFSADPSGQAELMASYAQPLPLLVFSQLFGCPPELGDRVIAGISGIFEGTPGADEILGGALAELIALKHRSPGLDLTTRLMQHPAQLSDEEVLHQLVTLLSGGTAPLAATIGTSTALYLGEEWQAGLPVESAVSHTLWNYAPIANYAAHYPTHDVELGNRVIRANDPVLISFAGANTDPKLNVHREQLSAKAHLGFGAGPHACPAKDPAFMIAVTAVESLLKRLPDVELRQPFSTLAWVPSPWSRSLVTLPVRFTSRAVPFALGDSGQASSGIGAATAPADAYVTQGGQTTAGSAPARQAQPQRKGGLFSRFVAWTRGE; encoded by the coding sequence ATGCAACAGCCCACTGAGTCCTCGCACATACCGCCGGGCTGCCCCGCGCACGAGAACGTCCGGCTCTACGGATCCGCGTTCGGCGCGGACCCCGACGGCCACTACGCGCACCTGCGCGCGGCCGGGCCCAGCGCGCCGGTGGACATCGCCCCGGACGTCGAGGTCGAGCTGGTCACCAGCTACGACGCGGCCCTGTACATCCTGCAGAACCCGGCGTCCTTCGTGCGTGACTCGCGGCGCTGGAACGCGCTGAACGAGGGGCGCGTCCCGGCCGACAGCCCGGCCCTGCCGATGATGGGCTACCGTCCGAACGCGCTGTTCAGCGACGGCGCCGCGCACGCCCGGCTGCGCCAGGTCGTGACCGAGAGCCTCGCGACGGTCGACGAGCGCCAGATCGTCCGCCTGACGCAGCAGTCCGCCGACTACCTGATCGGCCGCTTCAGCGCCGACCCCAGCGGCCAGGCGGAGCTGATGGCGTCCTACGCCCAGCCGCTGCCGCTGCTGGTCTTCAGCCAGCTGTTCGGCTGCCCGCCCGAGCTCGGCGACCGGGTGATCGCCGGGATCAGCGGCATCTTCGAGGGCACTCCGGGTGCCGACGAGATCCTCGGCGGCGCGCTCGCCGAGCTGATCGCCCTCAAGCACCGCAGCCCCGGACTGGATCTGACGACGCGTCTGATGCAGCACCCGGCCCAGCTGAGCGACGAGGAGGTGCTGCACCAGCTCGTGACCCTGCTGTCCGGCGGTACGGCGCCCCTGGCGGCCACCATCGGCACCAGCACCGCGCTGTACCTGGGCGAGGAGTGGCAGGCCGGGCTGCCGGTCGAGAGCGCCGTCTCCCACACGCTGTGGAACTACGCGCCGATCGCCAACTACGCGGCCCACTACCCGACGCACGACGTCGAGCTGGGCAACCGGGTCATCCGCGCGAACGACCCGGTGCTGATCTCCTTCGCCGGGGCCAACACCGACCCCAAGCTGAACGTCCACCGCGAACAGCTCAGCGCGAAGGCCCACTTGGGCTTCGGCGCCGGCCCGCACGCCTGCCCGGCCAAGGACCCGGCGTTCATGATCGCGGTCACGGCCGTGGAGTCGCTGCTCAAGCGGCTGCCGGACGTCGAACTGCGCCAGCCCTTCTCGACCCTGGCCTGGGTGCCCTCGCCGTGGAGCCGGTCGCTGGTGACGCTCCCCGTCCGGTTCACCTCGCGGGCCGTTCCGTTCGCCCTCGGCGACTCCGGCCAGGCGTCGTCCGGCATCGGCGCGGCGACCGCTCCCGCGGACGCCTACGTCACGCAGGGCGGCCAGACCACGGCCGGTTCCGCTCCGGCCCGCCAGGCGCAGCCGCAGCGCAAGGGGGGACTTTTCAGCCGCTTCGTGGCGTGGACGAGAGGCGAGTGA
- a CDS encoding aspartate aminotransferase family protein, whose protein sequence is MTLDAADLARRDRAHIIHPYLPGSATERVVMTEGSGCRLTDSEGRGYLDATGGLWLAQVGHGRAELADVAHEQMSRLEYFTSFWEFSNDRAIELATRLAALAPDPLNHVYFTSGGSEGNEAAIKMARYYHHRRGDTDRTWILARSKAYHGIGYGGGSATGFPLYHEGFAPMMPHVSHLTPPWPYRTELYGGQDPTDFLIRELEERIAEIGPGNIAAMIGEPIMGVGGMLVPPADYWPRVREVLDRHGILLVFDEVVTAYGRMGEWFGAQYFGVTPDIIVTAKGITSGYVPLGALLVGDHVAEVLLRDHGFPMGYTYNGHPVATAVALANLDIIEKEGLLARAKTIGATLHAELEAQLGDLPIVGEIRSVGMMLAVELVADRDTRAPLPLNPDRMPHDVIRRETGVIVRDSAHSLVLSPPLIMTDTEAKEVASALRGVLARTEPTGEIRPA, encoded by the coding sequence ATGACCCTCGACGCCGCAGACCTCGCCCGCCGGGACCGCGCGCACATCATCCACCCCTACCTGCCCGGCAGCGCCACCGAGCGTGTCGTCATGACCGAGGGATCGGGCTGCCGGCTGACCGACTCCGAGGGCCGGGGCTACCTCGACGCCACCGGCGGCCTCTGGCTCGCCCAGGTCGGACACGGCCGCGCCGAGCTGGCCGACGTGGCCCACGAGCAGATGAGCAGGCTGGAGTACTTCACCAGCTTCTGGGAGTTCTCCAACGACCGCGCGATCGAACTCGCCACCCGCCTCGCCGCGCTCGCCCCCGACCCGCTCAACCACGTGTACTTCACCTCCGGCGGCTCGGAGGGCAACGAGGCCGCGATCAAGATGGCCCGCTACTACCACCACCGCCGCGGCGACACGGACCGCACCTGGATCCTGGCGCGCAGCAAGGCCTACCACGGCATCGGCTACGGCGGCGGCTCGGCCACCGGATTCCCGCTGTACCACGAGGGATTCGCGCCGATGATGCCGCACGTCTCGCACCTCACCCCGCCGTGGCCCTACCGCACCGAGCTGTACGGCGGCCAGGACCCCACGGACTTCCTGATCCGGGAACTGGAGGAGCGCATCGCCGAGATCGGCCCCGGCAACATCGCGGCGATGATCGGCGAGCCCATCATGGGCGTCGGCGGCATGCTCGTCCCGCCGGCCGACTACTGGCCGCGCGTGCGCGAGGTCCTCGACCGGCACGGCATCCTGCTCGTCTTCGACGAGGTCGTCACCGCGTACGGACGGATGGGGGAGTGGTTCGGCGCCCAGTACTTCGGCGTCACCCCGGACATCATCGTCACCGCGAAGGGCATCACCTCCGGCTACGTACCGCTGGGCGCCCTGCTCGTCGGCGACCACGTCGCCGAGGTGCTGCTGCGCGACCACGGCTTCCCGATGGGCTACACGTACAACGGCCACCCCGTCGCCACCGCCGTCGCCCTCGCCAACCTCGACATCATCGAGAAGGAGGGCCTGCTGGCCCGCGCGAAGACCATCGGCGCGACCCTGCACGCCGAACTCGAGGCACAGCTCGGCGATCTGCCGATCGTCGGCGAGATCCGCTCCGTCGGCATGATGCTCGCCGTGGAACTCGTCGCCGACCGGGACACCCGCGCCCCGCTCCCGCTGAACCCCGACCGGATGCCGCACGACGTCATCCGCCGCGAGACCGGCGTCATCGTCCGCGACTCCGCCCACAGCCTGGTCCTGTCGCCCCCGCTGATCATGACGGACACCGAGGCCAAGGAGGTGGCGTCCGCCCTGCGCGGCGTCCTGGCCCGCACCGAGCCGACCGGCGAGATCCGCCCGGCCTGA
- a CDS encoding DUF2809 domain-containing protein translates to MHTRRGALGGAVVTVAAGLAVRAWTDGAFAKYAGDALYTVLVCHVVALTAPRLRAGVVAGIGLAFSWAVEFSQIAGIPAILQPLLGATFNPPDLLWYAVGAGLYAAARSRPVRR, encoded by the coding sequence GTGCACACGCGACGGGGAGCACTCGGGGGAGCGGTGGTGACCGTCGCGGCCGGTCTCGCCGTCCGGGCCTGGACCGACGGCGCCTTCGCCAAGTACGCCGGGGACGCCCTCTACACCGTGCTGGTGTGTCACGTCGTGGCTCTGACGGCGCCTCGGCTGCGAGCCGGTGTGGTCGCCGGCATCGGCCTCGCGTTCAGCTGGGCGGTGGAGTTCTCGCAGATCGCCGGGATCCCGGCGATCCTGCAACCGCTCCTCGGGGCGACGTTCAACCCGCCGGACCTGCTCTGGTACGCGGTGGGAGCGGGCCTCTACGCGGCAGCGAGGAGCCGACCGGTCCGGCGCTGA
- a CDS encoding cytochrome P450: protein MGVVSTRPYDRRAAVSLFSRLRTAAGQADPFPFYAELAARGGVSPAPWGGSLVTGFDLCDRILRSREWIEPDASWRERQGAGTRWNAPSSREMGRTLPALNPPDHTRVRRAAGGFDRTTIQDMGRMLDQVTVRLLDDLTEQLREGEADFATLVSEELPVATIGHWLGLPAADWPRLRDLTHEQVFTQELLPSATQLARSDAATAELRAYFVELVRSRRARPGDDPVSRWIQAWDAVEPDRDEADEQVYLLALFVVLAALETTSTLLTMTALRLVERPERWNLIASCPDLVPAFVEETLRYDPPTHVISRVAARDTVLEGTEIRRDEMVHLMVAAAHRDPARHHDPDLFDPLRKPAHLAFSGGIHYCLGAPLARLEAQTLLRHLTQRLPRLTLVRPPAWAPRVAFRRPLNLDVAPA, encoded by the coding sequence ATGGGAGTTGTCTCCACCCGGCCGTACGACCGCCGGGCCGCGGTCTCACTGTTCTCCCGACTGCGGACCGCCGCGGGACAGGCCGACCCCTTCCCCTTCTACGCAGAACTCGCTGCCCGGGGCGGCGTCAGTCCCGCCCCGTGGGGCGGCTCACTCGTCACCGGCTTCGACCTGTGCGACCGGATACTGAGAAGTCGCGAGTGGATCGAACCGGACGCGAGCTGGCGAGAACGCCAGGGGGCCGGTACGCGCTGGAACGCCCCCTCCTCGCGGGAGATGGGCAGGACCCTGCCCGCGCTCAACCCTCCCGACCACACCCGGGTCCGCCGGGCCGCCGGCGGGTTCGACCGCACCACCATCCAGGACATGGGCCGGATGCTCGACCAGGTGACCGTCCGGCTCCTCGACGACCTGACCGAGCAACTGCGGGAGGGCGAGGCCGACTTCGCCACCCTGGTCAGCGAGGAGCTGCCGGTCGCCACCATCGGGCACTGGCTCGGCCTGCCCGCCGCGGACTGGCCGCGGCTGCGCGACCTGACCCACGAGCAGGTCTTCACGCAGGAACTGCTGCCCTCCGCGACCCAGTTGGCCAGGTCGGACGCGGCCACGGCCGAACTGCGGGCCTACTTCGTCGAGCTGGTCCGCAGCAGACGGGCCCGGCCCGGCGACGACCCCGTGTCCCGGTGGATACAGGCGTGGGACGCCGTGGAACCGGACCGCGACGAGGCCGACGAACAGGTCTACCTGCTGGCCTTGTTCGTCGTCCTGGCGGCGCTGGAGACCACGTCGACCCTGCTGACCATGACCGCGCTCCGGCTCGTCGAACGGCCGGAACGGTGGAACCTGATCGCCTCCTGCCCCGATCTCGTCCCCGCATTCGTCGAGGAGACGCTCCGCTACGACCCGCCGACCCATGTCATCAGCCGGGTCGCCGCCCGGGACACGGTGCTCGAAGGGACCGAGATCCGCCGGGACGAGATGGTGCACCTCATGGTGGCGGCGGCCCACCGCGATCCGGCGCGCCACCACGACCCCGATCTCTTCGACCCGCTGCGCAAACCCGCCCACCTCGCCTTCAGCGGGGGCATCCACTACTGCCTCGGTGCCCCCCTGGCCCGGCTGGAGGCCCAGACCCTGCTCCGCCATCTGACCCAGCGCCTTCCCCGCCTGACGCTGGTCCGCCCTCCCGCCTGGGCGCCCCGAGTGGCGTTCCGGCGCCCGCTGAATCTGGACGTTGCCCCCGCATGA
- a CDS encoding APC family permease, with translation MSTKLTTADPQTETASSGLRRSLRRFDITAMAVAAVISFDTVGQIATGGGEAATWTAAIALFFLVPYALLFAETGAAFPQEGGPYVWVKLAFGRPAAALTTLFYWVTNPIWLGGSLVFLAAETWDGFVFHLGSGTVGDYAFKLLFVWIAILTAIVSLSRGKWITTVGAVVKVLSLTLFTVTAILYGAEHGFQGLSEARFTPTTAGFLGLVPILLFAYVGFEAPNAAGEEMHDPQRDVPAALGRSATIAAACYLLPVVALLAVVPADKVTGIGGFMEGVRLVFGVYGGAAGPLLTCTAVMFVFALLTQGSAWMIVSDRMQAMAAADGGFFARGLGAFHPRLGTPVRTNLLSGAVATVFMLTAMRLVHGDTGAVFGVVLTVAVTTLLLSYLAIVPALLFLRLRRPEVPRPYRVPFGNRGFVVCAVLVYAWILVGSWAALFPGVLESLFGIDYDFQDAWGVSRPTFETFTLGTIVVLLLVGAAGLAVARRERQET, from the coding sequence GTGTCCACCAAGCTCACCACCGCCGACCCACAGACCGAGACCGCCTCCTCGGGGCTGCGCCGCAGCCTGCGGCGCTTCGACATCACCGCCATGGCCGTGGCCGCGGTGATCTCGTTCGACACCGTCGGCCAGATCGCCACCGGCGGCGGCGAGGCCGCCACCTGGACGGCCGCGATCGCCCTGTTCTTCCTCGTCCCCTACGCGCTGCTGTTCGCCGAGACCGGCGCCGCGTTCCCGCAGGAAGGCGGCCCGTACGTCTGGGTGAAGCTCGCCTTCGGCCGGCCGGCGGCCGCGCTCACCACCCTCTTCTACTGGGTCACCAACCCGATCTGGCTGGGCGGTTCCCTGGTCTTCCTCGCCGCCGAGACCTGGGACGGCTTCGTCTTCCACCTGGGCTCCGGCACCGTCGGCGACTACGCCTTCAAGCTCCTCTTCGTGTGGATCGCCATCCTCACCGCGATCGTCTCGCTCAGCCGCGGCAAATGGATCACCACGGTCGGCGCGGTCGTGAAGGTCCTCTCCCTGACCCTGTTCACCGTCACCGCGATCCTCTACGGAGCCGAACACGGCTTCCAGGGCCTGTCGGAGGCGCGGTTCACCCCGACGACGGCCGGCTTCCTCGGGCTCGTCCCCATCCTGCTCTTCGCCTACGTGGGCTTCGAGGCGCCGAACGCGGCCGGTGAGGAGATGCACGATCCGCAGCGCGACGTACCCGCCGCTCTCGGCCGCTCCGCCACCATCGCGGCCGCCTGCTACCTGCTCCCGGTCGTGGCCCTCCTCGCCGTCGTCCCCGCCGACAAGGTCACCGGAATCGGCGGCTTCATGGAGGGGGTCCGCCTCGTCTTCGGCGTGTACGGCGGCGCGGCCGGCCCGTTGCTCACCTGCACCGCCGTCATGTTCGTCTTCGCTCTCCTCACGCAGGGCAGCGCCTGGATGATCGTCAGCGACCGCATGCAGGCGATGGCGGCGGCGGACGGCGGCTTCTTCGCCCGGGGGCTCGGCGCCTTCCACCCCCGGCTGGGCACACCGGTCCGCACCAATCTGCTCTCCGGCGCGGTGGCCACCGTCTTCATGCTGACCGCGATGCGGTTGGTGCACGGTGACACCGGCGCGGTCTTCGGCGTGGTCCTCACGGTGGCGGTCACCACGCTGCTGCTGTCCTACCTGGCGATCGTCCCCGCCCTGCTCTTCCTGCGCCTGCGCCGCCCCGAGGTGCCCCGGCCCTACCGCGTCCCGTTCGGCAACCGGGGGTTCGTCGTGTGCGCGGTGCTCGTCTACGCCTGGATCCTGGTCGGCTCCTGGGCCGCGCTGTTCCCCGGCGTCCTGGAGTCCCTCTTCGGTATCGACTACGACTTCCAGGACGCCTGGGGCGTCTCCCGCCCCACGTTCGAGACGTTCACCCTGGGCACGATCGTGGTGCTGCTGCTCGTCGGCGCGGCGGGGCTGGCCGTGGCGCGGCGGGAGCGACAGGAGACGTAG